One region of Maribacter dokdonensis DSW-8 genomic DNA includes:
- a CDS encoding LytR/AlgR family response regulator transcription factor, whose product MKTFNCAIIEDSITQRKLLEQIIAKSKHLKLIHAASANAETLKEINKSKIDLLFLDIEMPDMNGFEFLSGLTIQPQVIITSHDQKYALEAFDFNVTDFLLKPYSTDRFEAAITKAIDKVKSAKKKQPESKLVVKHNLKQVELNVHAILYVEALGDYVKVVTEERNYVILSTMSAFNDRLEADKFIRIHKSYIVNLKMVERYNHEFIEIQNKKIPISRAKIVELDQLLNCLD is encoded by the coding sequence TAACTGTGCTATTATAGAGGATTCCATTACCCAAAGGAAGCTTCTAGAACAAATTATTGCAAAAAGTAAGCATTTAAAATTAATACACGCTGCCAGCGCCAATGCGGAAACTTTAAAGGAAATAAATAAGTCAAAAATTGATTTATTATTTCTTGATATTGAAATGCCGGACATGAACGGTTTTGAGTTTTTATCTGGACTAACCATACAGCCCCAGGTAATTATTACCAGCCATGATCAAAAGTATGCGCTTGAAGCGTTTGATTTTAATGTAACCGATTTTTTATTGAAACCCTATAGCACCGATCGGTTTGAGGCTGCCATTACCAAGGCCATAGATAAGGTGAAATCTGCTAAAAAGAAACAGCCGGAAAGCAAATTGGTCGTAAAGCACAACCTTAAGCAAGTTGAACTTAACGTGCACGCAATTTTATACGTTGAGGCACTGGGCGATTATGTAAAGGTGGTAACCGAAGAGCGTAATTATGTTATCTTATCTACAATGAGCGCTTTTAACGATAGACTAGAGGCAGATAAGTTCATAAGAATTCACAAATCTTATATCGTCAACCTAAAAATGGTTGAGCGCTATAACCATGAATTCATCGAAATTCAAAACAAGAAAATACCTATTAGCCGTGCAAAAATTGTTGAACTTGATCAACTGTTAAACTGCTTAGATTAA